One region of Dokdonia sp. 4H-3-7-5 genomic DNA includes:
- a CDS encoding 2TM domain-containing protein, translated as METQKEKYQRATEHVQNVKKFYGKIINAIIISAIVAAINYYVNEFRNPWVLWVIGFSLLGIVIEAIKLYGINFFLGKGWEQRKIQEHLKKEENESQSNTLFKK; from the coding sequence ATGGAAACACAGAAAGAAAAGTATCAAAGAGCTACAGAACATGTGCAAAATGTTAAGAAATTTTATGGCAAGATTATTAATGCCATCATCATTTCGGCTATCGTTGCAGCTATAAATTACTATGTAAACGAGTTTCGCAATCCGTGGGTACTTTGGGTAATAGGTTTCTCTTTACTGGGTATCGTGATAGAAGCCATCAAGCTATATGGAATCAACTTTTTTTTAGGCAAGGGATGGGAGCAACGTAAGATACAAGAGCATTTAAAAAAGGAAGAAAACGAATCACAGTCTAATACACTATTCAAGAAATAA
- a CDS encoding 2TM domain-containing protein encodes MNTSTENTKYDRARARVSELKEFYTHLGTYLIFVCFFLVLNFYTTGFFWAIFPIAGWGIGILSHAAKTFGWNPFFSKDWEKRNIDEYIRKEDFK; translated from the coding sequence ATGAACACATCAACAGAAAACACAAAGTACGATAGAGCAAGAGCAAGAGTAAGCGAGCTTAAAGAGTTTTATACACACCTAGGTACTTACCTCATCTTTGTATGCTTCTTCTTAGTATTAAACTTTTATACTACAGGCTTTTTCTGGGCAATATTTCCTATTGCAGGTTGGGGAATCGGGATACTAAGTCATGCTGCAAAGACCTTTGGCTGGAATCCTTTCTTTTCAAAAGATTGGGAAAAACGTAATATAGATGAGTACATTCGTAAAGAAGACTTTAAATAA
- a CDS encoding Lacal_2735 family protein, translating to MFGLFKKKSEVEKLQEKHKKILEKAYQLSKSDRSASDSLYAEAAEIEKQISQHS from the coding sequence ATGTTCGGATTATTTAAAAAGAAAAGCGAAGTAGAAAAACTTCAGGAAAAACACAAAAAAATTTTAGAAAAGGCCTACCAACTATCTAAGAGTGATAGAAGTGCAAGTGATAGTCTATATGCAGAAGCTGCAGAGATTGAAAAGCAAATATCACAGCATTCGTAA